The following proteins come from a genomic window of Pichia kudriavzevii chromosome 1, complete sequence:
- a CDS encoding uncharacterized protein (PKUD0A13080; similar to Saccharomyces cerevisiae YER037W (PHM8) and YGL224C (SDT1); ancestral locus Anc_3.536), with amino-acid sequence MTQPSLPLSKESESTASILSAGSVNSVDTSDLKLYDEDDLKEREILILNSNSHSQSHLNLNREELVELEKLSAHLPEVKLTYPDPLNNRPPPVSPNGITFFFDIDNCLYHRSTRIHDLMQIYIHRYFKKHLHLNDEEAHNLHMSYYKQYGLALEGLVRLHRVDALEYNRVVDDALPLDKILTPNLKLRKLLIDMKTSGKVERLWLFTNAYKNHALRVIHLLGIGDLFDGVTYCDYAQFPLICKPMEKSFELALQQANVTNPENTYFVDDSEINIKAARRFGWGKVIHYVELDQDLPKDLNIYSALDIHIIRSIQDLRTVCSELF; translated from the coding sequence ATGACACAACCATCTCTTCCGCTGAGCAAGGAAAGCGAGTCGACGGCTTCCATTCTGTCTGCCGGATCTGTCAACTCGGTGGATACCTCCGATCTCAAACTttatgatgaagatgatctAAAGGAACGGGAGATTTTGATTCTCAACTCCAATTCCCATTCGCAGAGCCATTTGAACCTCAACCGGGAGGAGCTTGTGGAGCTGGAGAAACTCAGTGCCCATTTACCGGAGGTTAAACTGACGTATCCAGACCCGCTCAATAACAGGCCACCGCCTGTTTCCCCAAACGGCAtaaccttcttctttgatatAGACAATTGTCTCTATCACAGATCAACCCGCATTCATGATTTGATGCAGATCTACATCCACCGCtatttcaagaaacacCTCCATCTAAATGATGAGGAGGCTCATAATTTACACATGTCATACTATAAGCAATACGGGTTGGCGCTAGAAGGTTTGGTGAGACTCCACAGAGTCGATGCCTTAGAATATAATAGAGTTGTAGATGACGCATTGCCTCTCGATAAGATCCTCACACCAAATCTGAAATTGCGTAAACTGCTCATTGATATGAAAACCTCTGGAAAAGTGGAGAGACTGTGGTTATTCACAAATGCCTATAAAAATCATGCATTAAGGGTGATTCATCTTTTGGGGATCGGTGACCTCTTTGATGGTGTCACTTACTGTGATTATGCACAATTCCCATTGATATGTAAACCAATGGaaaaatcttttgaattGGCCCTTCAACAGGCCAATGTTACAAATCCGGAAAATACatattttgttgatgattccGAGATAAACATAAAAGCTGCCAGACGATTTGGTTGGGGCAAAGTAATACATTATGTTGAGTTGGACCAGGATCTGCCAAAGGATTTAAATATATATTCGGCTCTAGACATTCACATAATTCGTTCCATCCAAGATTTAAGAACCGTTTGCTCTGaattattttga